In the genome of Carassius carassius chromosome 47, fCarCar2.1, whole genome shotgun sequence, one region contains:
- the LOC132130715 gene encoding growth arrest and DNA damage-inducible protein GADD45 gamma-like codes for MTLEEVVIQKPIKRAQCTGKALEEVLVSSKANDCLTIGVYESAKVMNVDPDSVSFCVLAMDEEFECDIALQIHFTLIQAFCFDNDISIVSVNDMQRLSEIIGDNAEQFEDAHCVLITKPAENSWEDPSLEKLHLFCEESRSYNEWVPEITLPER; via the exons ATGACTCTCGAGGAAGTTGTCATCCAGAAGCCCATCAAGAGAGCTCAGTGCACTGGAAAAGCACTGGAGGAAGTTTTGGTTTCTTCCAAAGCGAACGACTGCCTTACCATTGGCGTTTACGAATCTGCCAAAGTTATGAATGT TGACCCAGACAGCGTGTCTTTCTGCGTCCTGGCGATGGATGAGGAGTTTGAGTGCGACATCGCTCTCCAAATCCACTTCACTCTCATCCAAGCCTTCTGTTTCGACAACGACATCAGCATCGTCAGTGTGAATGACATGCAACGTCTTTCTGAGATTATTGGTGACAATGCTGAACAATTTGAGGATGCTCACTGCGTTCTTATCACG AAACCAGCTGAGAACTCCTGGGAGGATCCATCTTTGGAGAAGCTTCACCTGTTCTGTGAAGAAAGTCGCAGCTATAACGAGTGGGTTCCTGAGATCACTCTGCCCGAGCGTTGA